One genomic window of Pieris rapae chromosome 15, ilPieRapa1.1, whole genome shotgun sequence includes the following:
- the LOC110999954 gene encoding uncharacterized protein LOC110999954 isoform X2: MASNDFNKKIREDREARVQARIQKLRELNLKKYGQSETNRNNTPRSASENAVCPKNKPNFINNLKSDKNLNSLKKPTTISNVLPKKTEYPSGIPKKTQPHIKNIVKDLKKPEAKDIQTNINGVVKKDIKSNQKHVNWDIKKAETNNLDRNKIVRLPLNGSIKAKENANLRKSVIPTKPPLNNRKSFIPTNTAVAKKSTTTTKIESTLGKRESVFERLYKPKTVYTEHNIKHHIKPIAPPIVNRRNTTFDQSQRAKPPVRRSISAVHFKKIDKGQLKNCIHRWASIGEKINKVSLHNINEDENIQEMVSAVKSEQKKVKFQTPMTNPDEMRLKLVKWLEKRGKTIDTYQHLHCFGIQRAFDIPKFDYGDEDKENQPLENDSDNESFTELNGQLINKWRSPSNMDSVEFNESYETAIISDPSPMVDDALLGALKDLTDILRHGYSWEEGARWLRAIRDTYSDAQETATYWECRAALEEARGDMPASMQCWEQALAKGTNRTVAEENIDQLLAKFMQLKINPGSEKKVDPKLVDAKNVFKSTLLRFAVQENKFPIKHIPWYGEHLCQKAVTPSSTNGLYKKKTTFQRKQAINV, translated from the exons ATGGCttcaaatgattttaataaaaaaataagagaagATAGAGAGGCAAGAGTTCAGGCTCGAATTCAGAAG TTAAGAGAAttgaatcttaaaaaatatggaCAAAGcgaaacaaatagaaacaataCTCCAAGATCAGCTTCAGAAAATGCTGTATGTccaaaaaataaaccaaattttataaataatttaaaatcagataaaaacttaaattcgcTCAAGAAACCAACAACCATTTCTAATGTACTTCCCAAAAAAACTGAATATCCTAGTGGTATACCTAAAAAAACACAACctcatatcaaaaatattgttaaggaCCTCAAAAAGCCAGAAGCAAAAGATAtccaaacaaatataaatggtGTTGTTAAGAAGGATATAAAGAGTAACCAAAAGCATGTCAATTGGGATATTAAGAAGGCGGAAACAAACAATTtggatagaaataaaattgtacgaTTACCGCTCAATGGGAGTATTAAGGCTAAAGAAAATgctaatttaagaaaatccGTTATTCCAACGAAACCTCCACTTAATAATAGAAAGAGTTTCATACCCACTAATACAGCAGTAGCTAAAAAATCTACTACTACTACCAAAATTGAAAGTACATTGGGAAAGAGAGAATCTGTTTTTGAACGACTCTATAAACCGAAAACTGTTTATACAGagcataatattaaacatcacATAAAACCCATTGCTCCTCCAATAGTAAACAGACGAAATACTACATTTGACCAAAGCCAGAGGGCTAAGCCCCCAGTTCGTAGATCTATATCTGCTGTACACTTTAAGAAAATTGACAAAGGGCAACTTAAAAACTGCATACACAGATGGGCGTCCATTGgagagaaaataaacaaagtgtCATTGCATAACATTAATGAAGATGAAAACATCCAAGAAATGGTATCAGCAGTGAAGAGCGAacagaaaaaagtaaaattccAAACACCAATGACAAATCCAGATGAAATGAGATTGAAATTAGTGAAATGGTTGGAAAAACGCGGAAAAACTATTGATACATACCAGCATTTACACTGTTTTGGCATTCAACGAGCATTTGATATTCCAAAGTTTGATTATGGCGATGAAGATAAGGAAAACCAGCCGTTAGAAAATGATAGTGATAATGAATCATTTACTGAGTTGAATGGAcagctaattaataaatggagGAGTCCTAGTAATATGGACAGTGTGGAATTCAATGAAAGCTATGAAACAGCAATCATTTCTGACCCATCACCAATGGTGGATGATGCATTGTTGGGTGCTCTGAAAGATTTGACGGATATATTAAGACAT ggaTATAGCTGGGAGGAAGGGGCTCGTTGGCTCCGTGCAATAAGAGATACATACAGTGATGCCCAAGAAACGGCCACATATTGGGAATGTAGAGCCGCCTTAGAGGAAGCCCGAGGGGACATGCCAGCTTCCATGCAGTGCTGGGAACAAGCGCTGGCTAAGGGAACCAat cgGACAGTAGCAGAAGAAAACATTGACCAGTTGCTAGCCAAGTTTATGCAGTTGAAGATTAACCCTGGTTCCGAGAAGAAAGTGGATCCAAAGTTGGTTGACGcaaaaaatgtctttaaaagTACATTGCTTAGATTTGCTGTGCAGGaaaataa atttcCAATCAAACACATTCCTTGGTATGGAGAACATTTGTGTCAAAAAGCGGTCACGCCTTCCTCGACAAATGggctatacaaaaaaaaaacaacatttcaaAGAAAGCAAGCAATAAATGTATGA
- the LOC110999954 gene encoding uncharacterized protein LOC110999954 isoform X1: MASNDFNKKIREDREARVQARIQKLRELNLKKYGQSETNRNNTPRSASENAVCPKNKPNFINNLKSDKNLNSLKKPTTISNVLPKKTEYPSGIPKKTQPHIKNIVKDLKKPEAKDIQTNINGVVKKDIKSNQKHVNWDIKKAETNNLDRNKIVRLPLNGSIKAKENANLRKSVIPTKPPLNNRKSFIPTNTAVAKKSTTTTKIESTLGKRESVFERLYKPKTVYTEHNIKHHIKPIAPPIVNRRNTTFDQSQRAKPPVRRSISAVHFKKIDKGQLKNCIHRWASIGEKINKVSLHNINEDENIQEMVSAVKSEQKKVKFQTPMTNPDEMRLKLVKWLEKRGKTIDTYQHLHCFGIQRAFDIPKFDYGDEDKENQPLENDSDNESFTELNGQLINKWRSPSNMDSVEFNESYETAIISDPSPMVDDALLGALKDLTDILRHGYSWEEGARWLRAIRDTYSDAQETATYWECRAALEEARGDMPASMQCWEQALAKGTNRTVAEENIDQLLAKFMQLKINPGSEKKVDPKLVDAKNVFKSTLLRFAVQENNKQITPTVTPVRRSARLNDRKTPLKLFSTVQQALDTENAEFRPNRAIAPTP, translated from the exons ATGGCttcaaatgattttaataaaaaaataagagaagATAGAGAGGCAAGAGTTCAGGCTCGAATTCAGAAG TTAAGAGAAttgaatcttaaaaaatatggaCAAAGcgaaacaaatagaaacaataCTCCAAGATCAGCTTCAGAAAATGCTGTATGTccaaaaaataaaccaaattttataaataatttaaaatcagataaaaacttaaattcgcTCAAGAAACCAACAACCATTTCTAATGTACTTCCCAAAAAAACTGAATATCCTAGTGGTATACCTAAAAAAACACAACctcatatcaaaaatattgttaaggaCCTCAAAAAGCCAGAAGCAAAAGATAtccaaacaaatataaatggtGTTGTTAAGAAGGATATAAAGAGTAACCAAAAGCATGTCAATTGGGATATTAAGAAGGCGGAAACAAACAATTtggatagaaataaaattgtacgaTTACCGCTCAATGGGAGTATTAAGGCTAAAGAAAATgctaatttaagaaaatccGTTATTCCAACGAAACCTCCACTTAATAATAGAAAGAGTTTCATACCCACTAATACAGCAGTAGCTAAAAAATCTACTACTACTACCAAAATTGAAAGTACATTGGGAAAGAGAGAATCTGTTTTTGAACGACTCTATAAACCGAAAACTGTTTATACAGagcataatattaaacatcacATAAAACCCATTGCTCCTCCAATAGTAAACAGACGAAATACTACATTTGACCAAAGCCAGAGGGCTAAGCCCCCAGTTCGTAGATCTATATCTGCTGTACACTTTAAGAAAATTGACAAAGGGCAACTTAAAAACTGCATACACAGATGGGCGTCCATTGgagagaaaataaacaaagtgtCATTGCATAACATTAATGAAGATGAAAACATCCAAGAAATGGTATCAGCAGTGAAGAGCGAacagaaaaaagtaaaattccAAACACCAATGACAAATCCAGATGAAATGAGATTGAAATTAGTGAAATGGTTGGAAAAACGCGGAAAAACTATTGATACATACCAGCATTTACACTGTTTTGGCATTCAACGAGCATTTGATATTCCAAAGTTTGATTATGGCGATGAAGATAAGGAAAACCAGCCGTTAGAAAATGATAGTGATAATGAATCATTTACTGAGTTGAATGGAcagctaattaataaatggagGAGTCCTAGTAATATGGACAGTGTGGAATTCAATGAAAGCTATGAAACAGCAATCATTTCTGACCCATCACCAATGGTGGATGATGCATTGTTGGGTGCTCTGAAAGATTTGACGGATATATTAAGACAT ggaTATAGCTGGGAGGAAGGGGCTCGTTGGCTCCGTGCAATAAGAGATACATACAGTGATGCCCAAGAAACGGCCACATATTGGGAATGTAGAGCCGCCTTAGAGGAAGCCCGAGGGGACATGCCAGCTTCCATGCAGTGCTGGGAACAAGCGCTGGCTAAGGGAACCAat cgGACAGTAGCAGAAGAAAACATTGACCAGTTGCTAGCCAAGTTTATGCAGTTGAAGATTAACCCTGGTTCCGAGAAGAAAGTGGATCCAAAGTTGGTTGACGcaaaaaatgtctttaaaagTACATTGCTTAGATTTGCTGTGCAGGaaaataa taaacAAATAACTCCAACAGTGACACCCGTTCGACGAAGTGCGAGGCTTAATGACAGGAAAACTCCACTAAAACTATTCAGCACTGTGCAACAAGCACTAGACACGGAAAACGCCGAATTCAGGCCTAATAGAGCTATTGCTCCCACACCTTAG